A part of Rhinoderma darwinii isolate aRhiDar2 chromosome 1, aRhiDar2.hap1, whole genome shotgun sequence genomic DNA contains:
- the LOC142742978 gene encoding apelin receptor B → MEYDEDIYDYSNDSDTQCTESDWDFSYSLIPVLYMLVFVLGLSGNGVVIFTVWKAKPKRRSADTYIGNLAIADLAFVVTLPLWATYTALGFHWPFGSALCKISSYLVLLNMFSSVFCLTCLSFDRYLAIVHSLSSANLRSRSTMIISLTVIWLLSGLLALPSLILRDTHVENNHTLCDLDFSSVSSKENEQLWLGGLSIMTTVPGFLLPLLLMTIFYCFIGCKVTMHFQNLKKEEQKKKRLLKIITTLVIVFAICWLPFHIVKTIHFMDLMGFLDLSCSSQNLIVSLHPYATCLGYINSCLNPFLYAFFDLRFRSQCFFFFGLSKTLHGQISNTSSSLSAQTQKSEIHSLATKV, encoded by the coding sequence atggaatatgATGAAGACATCTATGACTACTCAAATGATTCAGATACGCAATGTACTGAATCAGACTGGGACTTTTCCTACTCTTTGATACCAGTACTCTATATGTTGGTTTTTGTCTTGGGACTGTCTGGAAATGGAGTAGTAATCTTCACGGTGTGGAAAGCTAAACCCAAGAGAAGATCTGCAGACACCTACATAGGTAACCTTGCCATTGCTGACTTGGCTTTTGTTGTTACCTTACCTCTCTGGGCTACTTACACCGCTCTTGGCTTCCACTGGCCTTTTGGTTCTGCCCTGTGCAAGATTAGCAGTTACCTTGTATTGCTCAACATGTTTTCCAGTGTTTTCTGTCTCACCTGCCTCAGTTTTGACAGATACTTGGCCATTGTTCACTCTTTGTCCAGTGCCAACTTGCGGTCCCGTTCAACTATGATTATATCCTTGACAGTTATATGGCTGCTCTCAGGATTGTTGGCACTTCCAAGTCTGATTCTCCGTGATACACATGTTGAAAACAACCACACTCTATGTGACCTGGACTTCAGTAGTGTCTCCAGCAAGGAAAATGAACAACTCTGGCTAGGAGGTCTCAGCATTATGACCACAGTACCAGGCTTTCTGCTTCCACTACTCCTCATGACAATCTTCTACTGTTTTATTGGATGCAAAGTTACCATGCATTTCCAAAACCTCAAGAAGgaagaacagaagaagaagaggctTCTAAAGATCATAACCACACTTGTTATTGTGTTTGCCATTTGCTGGTTGCCATTTCATATTGTCAAAACTATCCACTTCATGGACCTGATGGGCTTCCTGGACCTCTCATGCTCTTCACAGAACTTGATCGTCAGCCTGCATCCCTATGCCACATGTCTGGGATATATTAACAGCTGTCTTAACCCTTTTCTCTATGCATTTTTTGATCTTCGATTCCGctcccaatgtttttttttttttggtcttagCAAAACTCTCCATGGACAAATAAGTAACACCTCCTCCAGCCTGAGCGCTCAAACACAGAAATCTGAAATCCACTCTTTAGCAACTAAGGTGTAA